Proteins encoded in a region of the Rutidosis leptorrhynchoides isolate AG116_Rl617_1_P2 chromosome 9, CSIRO_AGI_Rlap_v1, whole genome shotgun sequence genome:
- the LOC139868236 gene encoding uncharacterized protein: MEVDSLLMQTETSVTSHPQHPPRLNMDLPIPVRSPNSETVLVSENLSITNVTDFKVGTSNLDSWKCNIQGNGMFSTTTIAQLVDDKLLSIPTATFETERNKLLPQKIGLFIWRVRLNRIPDRFELDKRGIDIDSLRCPVCDNGNETIDHIFLRCSFAKDVWDRVYKWWNLGSFPHNNLEGMFKGFKHVNRSTSPSKLWQAIERYSGYIIWQNRNQIIFRKKKNNGPMALNKIHIKTFEWISSGSSKLKLDWSQ, translated from the exons atggaggtggatagcttgctaaTGCAGACTGAAACTTCAGTGACCAGTCATCCTCAACATCCACCGAGGTTAAACATGGACCTACCAATACCGGTGAGGTCCCCAAATTCGGAAACAGTTTTggtttcagaaaacttgtcta TTACTAATGTAAcag ACTTCAAGGTTGGTACTAGCAATCTGGATTCATGGAAATGCAATATTCAAGGAAATGGCATGTTTTCTACTACAACTATTGCTCAGTTAGTCGATGATAAGCTACTGTCTATCCCTACAGCAACTTTCGAAACAGAAAGAAACAAGTTGCTGCCTCAAAAAATTGGCCTGTTCATTTGGCGTGTTCGCTTAAATAGAATTCCGGATCGTTTCGAGTTAGATAAACGCGGTATCGATATTGACTCATTACGCTGCCCCGTGTGTGACAATGGTAACGAAACAATTGATCATATTTTTCTTCGATGTTCATTTGCAAAAGATGTTTGGGATAGAGTATATAAGTGGTGGAATTTGGGTAGTTTTCCTCATAATAATTTGGAAGGGATGTTCAAAGGCTTCAAACACGTCAATAGATCTACCTCCCCTTCAAAGCTTTGGCAAGCTATCGAACGGTATAGTGGTTACATTATTTGGCAAAACCGCAATCAAATCATTTTTAGAAAAAAGAAGAATAATGGTCCAATGGCGCTAAATAAAATTCATATCAAAACGTTCGAATGGATATCATCTGGTTCATCTAAGCTAAAACTAGATTGGAGCCAATGA